The nucleotide window GCGGCAACTCATCCTCCAGTTGAATTGTTAGAGAGGGGAAATGGAAAGTTTAAAGTATAATTTTTGCCTCTTTATGTGACATCCTTGCTACAACCAATGGATCAAAGTGTTATTGAAACATTGAAAAGACTTTATGGAATTTGATTGATGGAAAGGCTTGGAATAGAGTACTTAATCGTGCGAATGATAATTCAATAATCAATACTGATGATTATATTTTGCAGGATATGAATGAGGTAATGTCAAAGCTAAAAATATGTCAGGATTGTGATGATGATGATATGAAAGAGTGGGTCGCTTGTGACAGTAATGATCAAGGCTTTCAGATTATGTCTGATGACGAAATCGTAGAAAACATTTTGCAGATAAATGAACAGCAGGAAATGGAAGAAGATGAAACAGAAGAAAACATAGGAGTGAAAAATGATACAGGACCATCTCATGATGTAGCATTCCATGCCCTGGAAACAGCTCTCAAGTGGTTTGAAAAACAAACAGAGAGTGATACTGTGAGTttactacaactgaaacgaattcgtgatatagcagcaatgaagagcAGGGCTGCAAACCACGCCGAAAATTGAAACGGTTCGGTTCAGTGGTTCGAACCAGTTTTCAAAAACGTGTACCGGTGCAGAAATCGGTTCCTTAGGTTCCCTGAACCGCGGTTTCGGTTCGGTTCATTTGGTTCAATGATATATTTggaagtattaattttttatatataatttttttattgttgtcctTTAGTAGGCAATGAAATTCTATTTTTGCATCaactatttgtaatattttaattctctttttacatttttcttttgttgtctTATAGTAGGTActtataataagaaaatatataaatactagaggacccacctacgttttactgtggctgatacctaggtagtactactaataccatctatatgatttctattatcgcatttttgatgaagcaagaaaaatgaatcaaaaagcatttcgtgcgttaagaaagaattggtttttggggtaaaatacttttgaatttgggctgttcatcagtgaaatcaatcgagtccaatcgattatcagcctggtggactgcatattaagaaacggttctcaagcgtggaaagacaaaaaaatcggctggcaaggttatgtcatcagtcttttgggatgcccgtggtatattattcatcgaatgataaatgagccagttttaattcattgtgtatttgattgcagttctattctaccattcccaatatttagcaattttattatttttcaggaaggatcagtttgaaattgtacacatatacatatgtatgtattcaccgtttccgtttaaatattgtatatctcaaattttttatcagcacttcagttatgccgctatttttttatgccagaccttttgcaattttaatttgcctgtcaagataccccctccaatagttagcatgtatgaaaaaaatgttatagctacccatagattttaaggtttgaatattggatactgtgatggtagcgccatctatcggtcaaacattccaaaattaacaattgattaaaaacaaaaaataatttaaaaaacattttccagtggatcaaattgtaaatctaaaccattctcgaatctccttgaacatacacacaaaattttatcaaaatcggttcatccgtttaggagcagttcaaatgcaaacacacggtcagaagatttatatatatgtataaagataaTACAATTCAATGCTTACGTCAGATATTTTTAGtatatgtaattgttttttatgtgtttaaatttaataattgaatgTCTTCCAATAAATCTTTATCAATACTTGCTCTCAAGTCGGATAATATAAATTGAAGGGTGGAAAACGATCTTTCACACTGATACCTGTGTTGCAGGAGCAGCAAGGACAATATTGGCCATAGCCTTTAATTCAATTTCAGAATGATTTTCCCAAAATATTAACACATTCGATGTTTTGGAAAGGCGTTTAACGTTTGCAAAGCTATTTAAAATGCCCTTGATTTTTTTGCCTGGTGACAATGCTCGCTTGTCTAACTGCTCGAGCACAGCATCATCGGAACTTATTTTCGATTGGGGAGATTGGTccacatttttttggcaaattacatatattttcccTCAATGTGAAAACTTGCTGTATAAacatttttgccaattctttttcgGAATCGCCAAGCAAAAGCTGATACCTGGGGTCTAAGTAAATAGCCGCTAAAACGCAagatttatttaacaataattcACCGCGCTTTTTCAATGCTGCAGCGAAATTCTTACTCATCCACCCAGTCTTCTGCTCCACTTTTAGCTTGCATGAATACTATGCAAAAAACATGTCACCTAATACAAGTTGTTTGTTTTGAAGTTTGggagaaatattttaagctgGAAAAAGAATGTCGCATGCGCTTTCAATTTGCTGCCAATTGTCATCGATCATATATAGCTCTTTAATGTCTTTAGAGCTCTCGCAACAAAAATCTTTAACCTCCAATAAACTCTTCAACATATCAAGTAGATACCCACCGAGTGACGCATTCTAGCATAGGcttacgtaatttttttgttcgcAGCAAATTCAGCATTGTAGGTGTTCTTAATTTTTTGACTACTACCTTGGCCTTGCTACGCACATCCTTAATATCCTTTAAAAAATCGGATACTGCCAGGTTCAAAGTGTGTGCGGCACATCGAATTACACTAACGGAGGAAGATttcataaaatcattttcgAGTTCTTCACACATTTGTTCATTTggatcgacattttcgatcataTCTTGGTCATCGTTTACACagtcaatatatttttcatcCTCTTCACCTTCATTTCCAAGTAAATCATctaaaactgaaattatttttatactcatttATTACATGAACATGTCGTTTTTACTATCTGAATCTTCGATAGCAACTTCGTTGCTATTTTCATCACTTGGCACTTTTgagttattattaaataatttaccaACGCAAACCATGTTGGCGGCATTATCGATTGTTATTGAATAAACCCGatctatatttatttgaaatgatTGAAGAACATCCGTGATTGTATTGAAGAGATTCAGTGCGGTATGTTTCACAAATATTTCCTTCATTGCCAaagtttcaatttgtatttCTCCATTTGCAATATATTGTGCGTTGATGCCTATTATAGATCGATCTAATCTACTTACGCAATCAACTTTAATAGAAAGTAACCTGCAATTAGAATAAACATAGACATTTAATTTGACAAAACATTATAATCTGTAACTTACCGATTAGTTAATCTGTTTGTTATTTGATAACGCAGCGCAAAAACTCTTTggataatttcttcttttatctTTTGTCTGTTAATGGTAATACCCACTGTCTTGCAAATCGGatcaataatttttcgaaagcCACTGTCTTCTAATATTTTCAGTGGTCTGCCATTCTTTGTGTCCAGCTCCAAACAAGCTTCCAACAATTGTTCCTTTGTGAAAATTGTGACTTCGGCGTCTTGGCTACAACGTATTTTAAAATGCTGTTGTCGTTATTAACGTGTTCACTCTTTTTCTTTTTAGGCAACAGTTCCACAACATCACTATGCTTCCTTTTCACAtgtcttaataaattttccgTATGTTTTCCAGCCATTTGCATGATGCAATCTTTGCacacacttttattttcttttgtattgtAAGTCAATTCTTCATGCACTTTATTTTTGctcattttgaataaataaacatattaaaattaaaaagtaattacgTAAATGTTGCGAGTATGTAAATGCAATAAGTGATGTGCGCATTTTACAGATGACAAAAGTCAGTACTACAACAGTATtgccatataaatataaaaatgcttgaaataTGCAAGGCGCAGAGttgcactttttacaaatatttagagTAAAAATTGactgaaaaattctttatttgaacCGAACCCAACCACTAGGTTTTAGTGGTTTTCGGTTCGGTTCAGtgttttcaaagtaaaaatgGTTCGGTTCGTGGTACAGCTTTTAACGGAAAAAATACGACGGTACGGTTCAAAAACCGGTTCGGTTCAAAACCGGTTTGCAGCCCtgatgaagagaaaaagttgcttagGGAGCGTTCAAGTATTACGTAACGCAATTTGGGGGGGAGGAGGGTCTCGTTAAACGTTACGATGCGTTACATAGCCGGGGGGGTCTTTCTTACAACACGTTACGTAACAttgtttcttttgttaaataataaaatagcgaATTAAAACTCACAAGATGGCAACCCGATTATATTAGTCTGGTTGTCATTTTTGTTCTCGCAAGTTGGCAAGccttttcgtttatatttcacGGGGAATCCCTAGATTGTATTGTACGTTATGTAATGTGATTTTTATTGTCAGTATTCGTTAATGTTTATGCAGATAGCTATATTAAAGTGAATTCATAGTGTTCGAATACTGTAATGTCTTCAAAAGAGGGAGTTTTGTATCAGCAGCTATTCTTGGCCTATAAAGGCTGTCATGCTAACTTGCCAGCGCAACTGTGTCAAAAAAATGCCAACGATATTTGGAAAATGgctaaagaaaaactaaaaaataaagaaaagtttatAGAACATATAAATGATGTTATATGACAGTTGAAAGTGAGACTACGAAGAAGAAAGCAACAATGCTTAGTTATTTTACACAGGTAAGTTTACTTCTAAAACGTAATTATGACAAGTATTATAATATGTAATACAAATCTTGATTTTTCGAAAACTGGTCATAAGTTCATAAGTGTTATTTATTTCTAGCTATCCGTGAAAACATCAAGCACGCCAGCACCACGCCCAGGCACGCTAAGGCCCAATGTTCCATCGACTTCACTTGCTCTTCAACAAAAACAGGTGCATCTGCTTGTATGTTATGTTCCTTTTTATCGCATGTGTCAATATTACCTATTTCCAATGTTAACCTCTTGATTTCTATAGGATTCGGATGTTGTAGCTTCATCCACGTGTTCATCTCGTGTGGAATCAATTGTCGCAGTCACTGGACATAAAAGCACTGCCGTTAAACGAAAGATGAGCGATACCCACGATGAACAAAGTCAAAATACTGATGGGGAAATTGTGCAGACACCGTCTACGGAACCACTTACGACTTTGATTGATTCGGGCTTCACTAAAAATGTTACAAGCAAGCCGGCTCAAGATactcttatgaaaaaaattagtctACTGCAACAGAGAATAAATGTTCTTACTGAAGCAAAGGACACTGGAATAGCCAAAGATGATGTTCACgacgaaataaaaaagctaCGCAAAGagttgaaagaagaagaaaaatttttaaagaaaaaaagagacTCTGCTAAGCgtgcaaaaaaatttcgagcCAAAGAAAAACTGGAGAAAACTGAACGTCAGAGAAACAATCCTGCAGCACAACCTCGAACTGGCTGTGGACAGCCCCCTTTAGTTGACTCGCAACCTGCTCTCCTAGAGACAATAATTAATATTGCCATTCATGGGAGCACTTCTGATGAACGCCGCCGAACAGAGATGATTAGGAGTTGTCTCACTCTGTCCGACCTGCATGAGAGGCTGTTGTTAATGGGATTCAAAATTTCTCGAAGCGGCACATATCTTCATTTACTCCCACGCGTTTCTAACACTCAAGAGGGAAAAAGGCACGTACGTACCGTACCCGTAAAGTTAGCAAGACCACAGACCGAGACGCACAAAAAGCACGAGGACGGAGAATTTTGCACTGCTACAATCAGGTCATTGGAATCTCTCGCGTCGCTTTTGGGACCGCAGCAAGTATTCGTTCTCTCACAAGACGATAAGGCACGTGTACCAATAGGTTTACCGGCAGTGAAAAGTCAGAGCCCTCTTTTAATGCATATGGAATACAGAATACTTTTACCTGATCATGACTGGGTCGTGGCAGAGCGGCACAAACTTATTCCTTCTGTATATGCCGGCGTCAACGTGGAACCTAACAATTTCGGTAAAGAAGAAGCTGTTGGGTACAGCGGGCCGACATACATATCCATAAGAAGCGGGAAACATGCATCCTCCACAGCGAACACCCATGCTTACGATTTCGAATCACTTTTATCACAACCTTCATTCAAACCCTTAATGATGGCAGAATCGAACACCGTGAAGCCAGTGATCATCATCTTTGTAGATGGTGGGCCGGATGAAAATCCGCGTTATCGCAAAGTCAAAAACTTTGCGATTGAAcactttaaaaaatacaacttgGACGCCCTGTTTATTAGCGACTAATGCTCCTGGACGGAGCGCATATAACCGAGTTGAGCGTCGCATGGCTCCCCTCAGCAAAATACTGGCAGGCGTCATTCTGCCTCATGAACATTTTGGTTCTCATCTCGACAACAAAGGAATTACTACGGATGTTGATTTGGAAAAACGCAATTTTCAGCACGCTGGAGAAACACTTGCAGAAGTGTGGagagaaatgaaaattgatAATTACGACGTTTCGGCGGAGTATAGACAGCCCGAAGATAGCATGCAGGATCCAGTAGAGCCAAATTTGGCGTGGTATAGCGTTCACGTCCGCGAATCGCAATATTTCTTACAGGTTATAAATTCGCGGATGAATCCTGCTGTTCGCCACCGAGAAGTGCATTGAAATCTGTGTTTGCGGATACTTTCATGCCGCCACCTTACCCAATACTTCAAACCCCAAGCAAGCTCGTAGTACCTAGTTTGCTAGACAAAGGAACATCCAAGTTTTCACCACTTCTTGTGAGGTTGTCCCTTGATCTGTCACCTCCTCTAGAAGGGTTTAAGCAGATGCCTTACGACTTCTTTTGTCCATCTGTACAATCCGACCTAAAGAAAAAAGTCTGTCCAACCTGTGGGATCTATTTCACATCGCACAAGAGTgttcaaatgcactgtcgttacgtGCATGGGAAGACTGTCCAAGACAATTGTGAAACTAGAGTACGGCCGCAGCGCCTTGCTGCCAGAAGGCCAAATGAGTTTCTCTGCATTGTGCATAGTTATGAGGATGCTGACTGGCTCGATGAAGACGAAGTTGATGCAATTGGCTTAACAATTCCAGAACCGTCCTTGTCTGCACTCCAGATGCCAGTGATGAAAGAATCTGAGTGGCTAGCAAACCCGTGGACAGAGGAGCAGTAATTTTAATCGAATTGTTTTTAATAGACCTACTTAGATACTTGGTTcataattgattatttttaaattttgttaagaatatgattttatttcgagtataaggggccatccataaattacgtcacacgaatttaaggactttttaatcccccgtccttgtcacaagttgtcacattttgaactagccCTCCCCATTTCGTGAcatcacacattttccaattttatggatttatgaaaaaataaaaaaaacaggttattctctttattcttatatttattgaataatctttaataaaatcaacatttagttaaatgttaaagtacagacacaacgaatggCTAGTCAAGAActaatagatacttaattatgctaattaaaaatacaaaacttaatcattttgtgtccatggacttttgacccactcctttatatcatttattactggtaaatcaggcacttcattttcattctgAAGTTGGctgtcaggaacatctttcgtatcaacatcgtcttcttccatccatctcggtctagccgcaattctttgaggacaaattttcgcgataggtatcagctcttgttttttatgtgattgtttgtgttgattggtggctttatatgaagaaaaatataggccacatatgctacacaatcttttaaataagtatgactcgcCACTAaggcaataactatcatatggaacttgtttcagatgggatgatgcttggagttttaataatatctgtagtaataatggagcaaacttagcgtcgttgtcattactccctgtgactccataaccttctgatgtctgtttaattaacacaggtggtggtaaaaattcttcttttaataatttccaaagactagaacgtcttacaccgcaacatgTAATAGTTTcaaatttaactatttgtaaaaaatattgtgactcgcGTACATACATGATTAGCATACCAAgttgcattatttttcaacatcatagcctgttcaatatccagtccagtaacagttggtgcaacacattcagcaacgattggaaaattatcaatgactaacttgctccaaatgtcagccaacacattgcccgcactttcgaagtttcgtttttctagatctaagtcagcagttcgattacttgaatcaagatgtgacccaaaatcatcacgatttaatagtacaccagtaagtttgcaactgagaggtgccatgcgtctttttttgaaatgttgtaaagctgaaactttaacgcgggagacaattttgtaagtttGATTAaagttataatataaaataaagtacgattcgcagaagagtcCCAATGTTAATaccaaagcttcgttacaacttaagtattaaaaaacaaagattgtgtttataaatgtttaatattttttgtttacctataaattttacgtttgtacatcacaaattttgaaatgtgatgtcacaaagcttttgaccccccgctgccccttgtcacacaatgtcacttccgaatgataccctccccccctttaaggtgtgacgtaatttatggatggcccctaatgTTTAATTTCAGTTGggtttattagtaaaaaaaacaatatgaaggaatgaatgaatgaaagagAAACAACTGCGtgtaaagcaaaaatttataaaaaaaataaagaaatgtgttACGGATTAAAaatctcttattttatttagtacTAGTGTAACAgacagatttaaaaaaaaaatcttcaaaaattgcGTTACGTAATACTTGAACGCTCCCTTACATCAAATGACAATTACcgaatattttaaaccaaattaaacttattatctacctacttatttcatgattaccaaatgcaaattaccaaatacatattgtaaacaaattattcgtacatacgtacctaaatattttatttcatgattaatgctgcagtttagtattacgagtatgtatgtaatgtaatctaagaaaatatgtacataccagagtcctgcacgagtaattaaaaaagtaacatgttagcaagcggcgatgccgatgcggcgagtacccgctacgtaacggtactttggcatcgtgggcatcggcatcgagggtatcggcatcgcgggcatcgccgattactaacatgttaccagtggtcggcatttcttagaacaattgtggaaactaacttcacacgtacgcttacgctctatcgcagagccgctcaaaatttttcatgcctatactcggagtataggcaagcaaatgcagtcgaagcatgtacgctatgacgctaattctgccagcgtcaaaaatacagtcgaaatacaggaattcagtttcgaataagcatatagaggacttaatgagaatcaaaacttacgatcttgaagtcgatatggaaaaaatcatggaaagttaaaaaaattaacttaaaattattgttgttcttaattgcttttttaatcaaaaaccataattttttattttttctaaatttttaataacaaaataaccaaatagcacgatttcactcagtgtactaagcaagcgcgcgcacacaatcatacgctagcagatatcaaatgtgtgattgtatgcgttggtaaataaattgcgcattattttgagcggctctgctctatcgttcagtcgttgtcgagccagcaacgaattaacatcatgtaagactatagcgtttcatttgccattgacgataccagatagtaatcgtacgatgccacgatgccgtgatgccgatgcgcaatgttaccttcgcatcgtggtaatcgtcagaagtgttacttagtaacgtaatcgtacgatgcctaccttaatcgtgcaggcctctggtacatacatacattagtagtgttcatttcttaacggggcatctcgacaggatagaatttatagaatactagctgtcaAACGAATTGCTAttaccattgccaaatctgtatgtgggcatttgctatcatgatAGAATCATTAGCGCAAaggcgtagggtaggtaggttatgtttatgtattttatcatttgcgaaatgccgtcggAAATACAACTTTCGTCGGTATATAAACGTAAATGAGAGTTAGGtagcttaaatcttttatgtagaaaataaaaaaaggattaagatcattttgtttacaaatgtatttctgggaaaataagataataagaaaaggagaaaaatcttttttttacaaatgtacttctggcaaaaataagaattcatatttttggactattatataataattgcggcataaattttatataccaattgaaataataaatttaaaatgtgcaATAGTATTTCgatgtatgcttgtataagtttattaaattcaagacttcgctcattccaaacccaatttgcataatttttctataaattaacaatattaaactaaatataaattttttgttgaaaaaatgttgttttgacaatgtactttatttttataatataacacaaccgtcttaatcAGGAATATCTCTGGTCTTAATActctaaatttcatattgccaaattgaaaatgccgtcggcatatgtgcaaatgcGATATGTTgtctcttcaaaattttcatagaaatgaaaactgcgcttcTAGCTTACTATACATGGCAAACTAGATAGTATTCTATATCTAGTAagctatgagcaatgtggagtctccacaggctatgtgcacggcaatgcagctagtattctataaattctatcgtgtcgagatgccccgtaataaacattgattttcgttgatatctatttgtttttcttcgtcCATTCGATcctccggattttcgattatccgaatgcctatcgacaacaattagtccggttaatcgagtttctactgtataaAGAtattcagccctatcacgcaatccatcgtagcaaagctacgaatacgaatacgaacaatttgctatcattgaattcatgtgagttcgaaacttttgttgccagacttaattttgaattttggcatttcgaaatcagctgtgtagaagacaaaataaaaattaggattaataaaagtggaaacgtttatattcaaattgattttacgaacaaaaaatatgtattcgctaacgttttcatttatgttgcttgaggaagaacgtgagagaagtcggcgtgatataaaaattcaccgaaaatcactgagggacaggagtaaccctttcgatgtggacgaaacaatgtacagttcataaatccataaaaattcattattaaattttattaaaattatttttctaaaacaggtttattaaaaactatcgcttaaataaggcggcctttacgtatgtcctcgatgttctagagaggattgcaagttcttcaagatcgtcgtctatatctttacttcattgattgtcttcagttttacggtttttagctGAAGGAGGCTATCAGCATGGAGTGGCTAAAGACTccagtcaacattttgttgcatcttaatagaagtattgggattgcttcagtctcatttgtgccctcagtggataaacctcgatttaagtgatgttgaaaaaagggaagcgaaaaaggatttttttcagaaatacggATTTCCAGGCGCGATTTTATGTGTAGACACACATTAAAATCGTTGCCCCAACTAATgataagtttctctattataaccgcaaaggatactttagtatcaatgccatgattgtaagtttggtaacaaattcgcatttcaaacatcttattcaatgttttgcagatatgtgacaataaaatgaaaatacgttatgtgaatgttcagtttcctggcagcaatcatgactctcacatatggaaatttatttctccgttagcacaaacctgtcgtacaaaaattccgctaaacttaaaaattttccgttccgagtgaattcagtgaacgcaactctacgaatttcgaacttactttcagaactgttcgaattgcatgatagcagtttcgtaacttccccgaaaaaacactctaagatggattgcgtgatagggctgattgcaaattcaacaaataatttatttaaaaagcctatttctttaaaaacttagcttagaaataaataataaaataatgttaattttttatgtaaagagTTGTTCATATATTATCATCACTAAATACCGAAAATTTGAGACTGCTACCACATTTGGGAATGGGTAGGATTCCTTATCGCCGACCTGCAGCTTAATTctgatacatatataaaacgtGTATGTagtttattatcaaaaaatttatacttaaaGTATAGGAAACGTGGGTTCTATAATTATCTCTTGATTTACCTTAcaatgaaaaattatgttttactgttgtaaaaatttattatgacATGTAAAACCGAATTGTTCTACAATATATACTATTGGAAATATAATTTCCAATCTGTCCATGAATAAGTCGACTTTAAACATACAACATATTTATCTATACTATCGAGaaggtataaataaatttttagataaCAGCATTAAACTTCATTCTATAAGCTTAgtacagagaacgtataatatacgGTTCAATTGCGGACaggcgtgtgaactgtcaagagctaacaaaatgctattagtggatttcaccacctTTGGCTCGGCAGGAGAAGCTTTAACAGAAATGAGTGAACAGAGCAGAAAATGCTCATAAATATATGTCGTAGAATGGTAAATTAGCCCACTGTATATGTGGCATAGAAGGGTTGGTTGGACCGTTGTGCATGCATGTACAGTTTTGAATGGCGACATGATGTCGCTAACGGTTCTCAGAACGCACAGCAGTTCAGGGAAAGAAACATACTCTGCTGCTGAGTAAGGTCTGTTCGTAGGGGCAGAAGAGTAGTGTGAGTTAGCTCAGAATGTGCGTGACGAGTCAGTTGTTGTGGTGCCTCAGAGACGAACAGAACTTACTGCgtgaaaatggaattaaatcaaTCATCTCCGACATCAGAAGTGGGATCTGCTTTGCCTACTGATCCACATTTGTTAGCGTTGGAACTGCAAAATCGCAACCTgatggaaataattaaaaacatgcATAATCCAAAGGCGCCGCAATCCGATGGTAAGGCGTCACACATTACCCTACCAAAATTTAACCCTGACGTTGCTGGAGCGGAGCCCTCATCTTGGTGTAGCACTGTGGACCTCATATTTGATGATAACGTTCTCCAAGGTAGCAATCTGGTGATAGCACTAAGTAAGGCATTAGAAGGCACCGCATCACAGTGGCTTCCACAAATATGCTTTGCCGGAATCACTTGGGCGCAGTTCAGGGAACTGTTTCTTCAGCGTTTTGTTGGAATTGAAACTTCTGCTGGCATGGTTCTCAATGTATTGAATGGTCGACCGAAACCAGAAGAAGGATTTGCTGAATACCGCAGCCGGATTGTCACGATGCTTATATCTAAATGGAAAGCCAAGGAGTTGGAAGAAATAGCTGTGTCTGTAACTTTGGCTCACATGGCGCAAGTTGACAGCAAGTTGGCGCGCTGGATTTTTACCAC belongs to Bactrocera dorsalis isolate Fly_Bdor chromosome 1, ASM2337382v1, whole genome shotgun sequence and includes:
- the LOC125780364 gene encoding uncharacterized protein LOC125780364 isoform X2, which encodes MTVESETTKKKATMLSYFTQLSVKTSSTPAPRPGTLRPNVPSTSLALQQKQDSDVVASSTCSSRVESIVAVTGHKSTAVKRKMSDTHDEQSQNTDGEIVQTPSTEPLTTLIDSGFTKNVTSKPAQDTLMKKISLLQQRINVLTEAKDTGIAKDDVHDEIKKLRKELKEEEKFLKKKRDSAKRAKKFRAKEKLEKTERQRNNPAAQPRTGCGQPPLVDSQPALLETIINIAIHGSTSDERRRTEMIRSCLTLSDLHERLLLMGFKISRSGTYLHLLPRVSNTQEGKRHVRTVPVKLARPQTETHKKHEDGEFCTATIRSLESLASLLGPQQVFVLSQDDKARVPIGLPAVKSQSPLLMHMEYRILLPDHDWVVAERHKLIPSVYAGVNVEPNNFGKEEAVGYSGPTYISIRSGKHASSTANTHAYDFESLLSQPSFKPLMMAESNTVKPVIIIFVDGGPDENPRYRKVKNFAIEHFKKYNLDALFISD
- the LOC125780364 gene encoding uncharacterized protein LOC125780364 isoform X1; the encoded protein is MTVESETTKKKATMLSYFTQLSVKTSSTPAPRPGTLRPNVPSTSLALQQKQVHLLDSDVVASSTCSSRVESIVAVTGHKSTAVKRKMSDTHDEQSQNTDGEIVQTPSTEPLTTLIDSGFTKNVTSKPAQDTLMKKISLLQQRINVLTEAKDTGIAKDDVHDEIKKLRKELKEEEKFLKKKRDSAKRAKKFRAKEKLEKTERQRNNPAAQPRTGCGQPPLVDSQPALLETIINIAIHGSTSDERRRTEMIRSCLTLSDLHERLLLMGFKISRSGTYLHLLPRVSNTQEGKRHVRTVPVKLARPQTETHKKHEDGEFCTATIRSLESLASLLGPQQVFVLSQDDKARVPIGLPAVKSQSPLLMHMEYRILLPDHDWVVAERHKLIPSVYAGVNVEPNNFGKEEAVGYSGPTYISIRSGKHASSTANTHAYDFESLLSQPSFKPLMMAESNTVKPVIIIFVDGGPDENPRYRKVKNFAIEHFKKYNLDALFISD